The sequence AAGTCCGTCTGGCCAGCGCCACCATGGACCGCTCCATCAACGCCCAAGCAGAATTCTGGATCAAGATCGGCCTGTTGGCCGAGCTCAATCCCCACCTGGCCTACAACGACCTGATCAACAAGCTGTTGTTGGACAAACCCGACCTGATCCGAGGGCGCATCTGATGATCAAGAGTGCCGAACAGATTGCAGTGATGCGTGAATCGGGCCGCCTGCTGGCGAAGGTATTCACCATGCTCGACGGTTTTGTCACCGCCGGCCAGTCAACACTGGAACTGGACAGCGCCGTGGAAGCCTTCATCCGCGGCGAGCTGCAAGCCCGCCCGGCCAGCTTGGGACAATACGACTACCCCTTCTGCATTAACACCTCGATCAACGAAGTGGTGTGCCATGGCATGCCCGATGCCAAGGCGGTGCTCAAGGACGGCGACATCGTCAACATTGACATCACCCTGGAGAAAGGTGGCTTTATCGCTGACTCCAGCAAGATGTACATGATCGGCACCGTCACGCCCAAGGCCAAACGCCTGGTGGAAATGACCTTCGAGGCGATGTGGGCCGGGATCCGCCAGGTCCGACCGGGCGCGCGCCTGGGGGATATCGGTCATGCCATCCAGACCCATGCCCAGAACAACGGTTACAGCGTGGTCCGCGAATATTGCGGGCACGGCATCGGCAAGGAGATGCATGAAGAGCCGCAGATCCTGCACTTCGGCCGCCCCGGCACCGGCCTGACGCTGCGTGAAGGCATGGTGTTTACCATCGAACCGATGTTGAACCAGGGCAGCGCCAAGGTTCGCAGCTTGAACGATGGATGGACGGTGGTGACGCGGGACAACAGTTTGTCAGCGCAGTGGGAACATACGGTGGCGGTGACGGCGGATGGTTTTGAAGTGCTGACGCTGCAACCCAACGCCTAGGCGATACACATCAAATGTGGGAGCAGCATCTCAGACCGCCTTATCACCGCCCCCGGCAATCCGCTTGAGCCCCAGCACCATTCCCCCCGCGCCCAGCCCCATCGCCACCAGAAACAAGGGGTACGCCACCCACCACGGCGTACCCGCCGTCATCATGCTGAACTCGGACATCCCGCCAATACTGGCGATCAGGTTCAACGGTAGAAACACCACGTTGATCAGCGTCAACTTGCGCAGCAGGTTGTTCATACTGTTGTTCATCAAGTTGCCCCGGGCATCGATCAGCCCGGAGAACACGTTGGAATAGATCTCCGCCTGTTTGTAGCACTGGTTGTTCTCGATGATCAGGTCATCGATCAACCCCAGGGTCTCCAGGCTGAAGTGCTCCTTCTCGCCATGGTTGCGCAACCGCGTCAGCACCGCGCCGTTGCTGTGCAGGGCGTTGATGTAATAGATCAGGCTCTCGCTGAGGCTGAACATCTGCATCAGGTGGCGATTGCTCATCGAGGCGTTGAACTGCTGCTGCAACTCCCGGGCGACCAGTTTGATCACCTTGAGGTGGCCCAAGTAGTGATGGACGTTGTTGAGCAGCAGATCCAGCAGTACGTCCAGCGGCGTATGCAGCGGCCTGCGTGCTCCCAGCCCGGAAAGCTGGCTGTCGCCGGTGGCGATGACAAGCAGGCGATTTTGCGAGAACAGCAAGCCGCAAGACGACACTTCAAACACTAGGTTGCTGCCACCCGAGTAGTTTTCCGGACGCTTCCAGATCAAAAACAGGTTGTCGGGATGGAACTCAATGCGCGACACCTCGTCCGGGTCCAGCGCCGAGGCCAGGGCGTGCTCATCGAGCTTGTAGCGTTCGCGCAGCAGTTCGCGTTCAACACTGTCAGGGTTACTGAACAGCAGGATTTGGGCGCTGTCGTGTTCGGTGTGGTGTAACGCGCCCTCGCTCAATTCAAAGCGCTGGATCATGGACGATCACCAAACCTGGCCTTGACGTTTCAGCTCCAGGCGTCGGACGAACTCCTCCAGCACCAGGGAATACAGGTCGTCTTGCAGGTAGGCGTCTTCGATCCCGGCATCCATATTCGGGTTGTCGTTGACTTCAATCACCACCACCTTGTCGCCGGACTGCTTCAAGTCCACGCCGTACAACCCGTCGCCGATCAGATTCGCGGTTTTGACTGCCAGCTCCACCACCGCCTTCGGTGCCTCGTGAACCGCCAGGGTGCGGCATTCGCCGTTGATGTCCTGACCGATGGCCTTGTGGTTGTAAATCTGCCAATGGCCCTTGGACATGAAGTACTGGCAGGCAAAGATCGGCTTGCGGTTGAGCACGCCAATGCGCCAGTCATATTCGGTGTAGAAGAATTCCTGGGCCAGCAACAGCACCGAGTGTTCGAACAGTTCGGCGGTGGCCGTCAGCAGCGCTTGCTGGCTTTCCACCTTGATCACCCCACGGGAGAAACAACCGTCGGGGATTTTCAGCACCAGGGGGAAGCTCAGACGTTCACCGACTCGTTCGAAATCTTCCGGTCGTTCCTTGTAGAGAATCTCGGTGGCGGGCATGCCCAGTTGATGGCTTTTCAGCAGGTCAGTGAGGTAGACCTTGTTGGTGCAGCGCAGGATCGATGCGGGGTCATCCATCACCACCAGCCCTTCGCTCTCGGCTTTTTTCGCAAAACGGTAAGTGTGGTTGTCGACACTGGTGGTCTCGCGGATCAGCAAGGCATCGTATTCGGCCAGCCGGGCGTAGTCCTTGCGCTCGATCAGTTCGACATCAATGCCCAAGCCCTTACCCACCCGTACGAAGTTATCCAGCGCCTTGGCATTGGAAGGTGGCAATTGCTCCTGGGGATCATGAAGGATTGCCAGGTCATAACGGGCCAGCCGCCGGGAACGCGGTTGCCGCCAGATCTTGCGGCTGAAGTTGTCCAGGGCATTGGCGAATTGATCTTCCTGATCGTCGCGCAACTTATGCAAGACACCAGACTTTATACCTTCGATGTGCCAGCCGTTATTCTTGCGAAATTCAACTAACAGGATCGGACACGGAAACGCTTCGAATAACTGCCGGGCCAAATCCTGCAACGGCTCGATATTGGTTCGACCAAAATAAAGTGTCAGGGTAAAGCCTTCGGTATTACTGTAAAGGTGATGACTCAAGGCTTTATCGAGGGTTTTATCCAAGTCATCCAAAGCCAGGCCATACAGGGACTTTTTCGTCAGTTCGCTGATGGTCCGAACCGACGGAATGACCTTGTGCCCCCGCGCCTCAGCCAGCAGCGAGCAGTAATACCCGTGCCCCAGGTACTTGTAGCTGCGGCACAGGTTGATCACCTGTACCCGCTTGCCTGCCTCGTTCTCCCGGGGGTGTTCGAGGTATTCCTGGGCGGTGACAATGTCTTCGCTAGGGAAGTAGGACGCCCAGTCTTCCTTGCGTTCGACAATAATCACGACTTGGCTTGCACTCTTGGGCGGTGTGGGAAAATAACCGCCGGAAGTTATTGTCGCCGCCACTGTTTGCTCGGATACTTCTCGCCAATGACTTTGTACCGCTGACATATTGATTGATCCGCTAGAGAACTTGACCTTTTCTATTAAGCACGATCTTTCAGAGAAGTCCCGTTTCGTTACGCAACTTTTACGGCGGTCATATGGCTCTTTCCTTTCGCGTTGCAACACTCGATGATTTGCCAGCATTGGTGACATTGGAACAACACTGTTTCACCACAGATCGGCTCACCCCCCGCAGTTTCCAGTGGATGGTCAGCCGTGCACACGCGCAGCTGCTGGTGGCCGAAAACGATGGGCAATTGCTCGGTTATGCCTTGGTGCTGTTCCACCGAGGCACATCGTTGGCGCGCCTGTACTCCATTGCCATCGCCGCGCCTGCCCGGGGGATGGGATTGGGCAAACAGCTACTGACCCGTATCGAAGCCTGCGCCCTGGAGCACGACTGCGCCTACCTGCGTCTTGAAGTACGCATCGACAACCCTGGCGCCATCGCCTTGTATGAACGCAATGGCTATCGCCGCTTTGCGCTGATCAACGACTATTACGAAGACCACACCGACGCCTTGCGCCTGGAGAAACGCATTCTCCAACATCATGATGCACGGGCCTTGAGCGTGCCCTATTACCAGCAGACCACCGATTTTACCTGCGGCGCGGCCTGCCTGCTGATGGCCATGGGGGCCCTGGAGCCAAACCGTGTGGCCCTGCGTCGCGAAGAGTTGCAGATCTGGCGCGAGGCAACCACCGTATTCATGACCGCCGGCCATGGGGGTTGCAGTCCCCAAGGCCTGGCGCTGGCCGCCTGGCGCCGGGGTTTTCGGGTGCGCATGCAGGTGAATGTCCGTGGGCCGCTGTTTCTCGATGGCGTGCGTGATCAGCATAAAAAAGACGTCATGCGCCTGGTGCATGAGGCTTTTGAAGAGGAGTTGGCCGGCAGCGATGTCGAGCAGGTGTTCGGCGGCCCGCTGGACCTGGTGCAGGTATTGAACGATGGAGGTCAGCCGCTGGTGCTAATCAGCAGCTACCGATTGACGCGCTCCAAGTCACCGCATTGGGTGATCGTGACGGATTGCGATGAGGAGTTTGTCTACCTGCATGATCCGGACGTGGACCACAGCCAGCATCGCCAACCCATGGACTGCCAGCACCTGCCGGTCAGCCATGGGGAGTTCGAGCGAATGTGCCGGTTTGGCAATAACAAGCTTCGGGCTGCGGTGGTGGTGTACCCGCCGAAAACAACTCACCCGTAGCAGCTGTCGAGTGAGGTTCAGGACGGTATCTACGCGGTCAAAAGCCCAGTGCATATCAAGCCACTTGCTTGATCCCGGCCTTGGCCTCCAGCTCCCGCACCAGAGGGAGCACGCGCTTGCCGAAGTATTCGACTTCCTCCTGGAAATGCAGGAACCCCGCCAGCACCAGGTCCACTCCCACCGCTTTCAGGGCGACGATACGCTCGGCAATCTGCTGCGGGGTGCCAATCAGATTGGTCTTGAAGCCGTCGTTGTATTGCACCAGGTCTTCAAAGCTGGACTTGGCCCAGTTGCCCTCGCCTTCCGGTGAGGCTTTACCGGCCTGTTTGGCCGCGTCACCAAAGGCGTTAACCGCTTCCGGATCGGCCTTGTCGATGATTTCCGCGAGCACGGCGCGCGCTTCTTCTTCGGTGTCGCGGGCGATGACAAAGGCGTTCACCCCAACCTTCACCGAATGGTTATTGGTCGCCGCCTTGGCACGGATGTCATCGACCTGGGCCTTGATGCCTTCCGGTGTGTTGCCGTTGGTGAAGTACCAATCCGAGACCCGCGCTGCCATATCCCGCGCAGCCCGTGAACTGCCGCCCTGGAAAATTTCCGGATGCGGTTCGCCCAGCGGTTTAGGCTTGAGGCTGTAGTTGTTGAAACGGTAGAAATCGCCCTTGAAGGTAAAGTCGTCCTGGGTCCAGACGCCCTTCAATACGCGGATGAACTCTTCGGAGCGGCGATAACGCTCGTCATGCTCCAGCCAGTGTTCACCGATGGCATGGAACTCACCTTTGAACCAGCCGCTGACGATATTCACGGCAATACGGCCATTGGTCAGTTGGTCGATGGTCGCCAATTGCTTGGCCGCCAACGCCGGTTGCCACGGCCCGGGCAGGATCGCCGCGATGACTTTCAGTTTGGTAGTGGAGGCCAATAGCGCATGACTGAACGCTACGGACTCATGCTGGTATTCGGCGCCATAACCGGCAGTAAAGCGGATCTGAGTCAGGGCATATTCAAAACCGGCCGCTTCGGCCAGTTGCGCCAGTTTACGGTTGTAGTCGATGCCCCAACTGGTGCGCTGTTCGATCTTGCTCACCACCAGCCCACCGCTGACGTTGGGTACCCAATAGGCAAATTTGACGGCTTGTTGGCTCATTGAGCGATACCTCTGTGCAGGGGATGTACCGCTGATGGAGCAGCAAGCGTGCCAGTGATTCCCAAAGCCGCGTACCAAAGGGCTCCGGGAGGGGTTCGAGGGTAAAACAGCCAGGCTGCTGGCTGTTGCAGATCCCCAAGTTTTGTTGGATCACTGTTGGTGGAGCAACACTCGCCACAGGCCCCGCCCAGGAAACACAGGGGTTATCCCTCGGCACGGACTCTGCAATGGTCTTGGCAATGCACCCCCTTCCAAGGAGCCGTAACCATGACCGAGCATCATGTCATCAACCCACTGTCCACCGGCGTCGACTACCAAACCCTGGCCGGGCGTTTCCGCCCGATCTTCCAACGTATCGCCTCTGGCGCCGTGGAGCGCGAGCAAACCCGCGCCCTGCCCTTCGAACCAATCCAGTGGCTCAAGGAAGCCGGTTTCGGCGCCGTACGAGTGCCGGTGGAATACGGCGGCGGCGGCGCCTCCCTGCCCCAGTTGTTTGAACTGCTGATCGAGCTGGCCGAAGCTGACTCCAATGTGCCCCAGGCTCTGCGTGGGCACTTCGCGTTCGCCGAGGACCGTTTGAATGCCACGCCGGGAGCCGCGCGAGACCTGTGGTTCAAGCGTTTTGTCGACGGCGACATTGTCGGCTGTGCCTGGACCGAAATCGGCAACGTGGCCATTGGCGATGTCATCACCAAGGTCAGCCCAGACGGTGACAAATGGAAACTCAACGGGGAAAAGTTCTACAGCACCGGTAGCATTTTTTCCGATTGGATAGACGTTTACGCTCAGCGTAGCGACACCGGCGCCGACGTGATTGCCGCTACCCACACCCGCCAGCCGGGTGTGGTGCAAAGCGATGACTGGGACGGTTTTGGCCAGCGCACTACCGGCAGTGGCACGTCGAAGTTCACCGACGCGGTGGTGGAAGCCGAAAACCTGATCGACTTTGCGACACGGTTTAAATACCAGACGGCGTTTTACCAACTGGTGTTGCTGGCGACCTTGGCAGGTATCGGTCGTGCAGCCCTCAATGATGTGGCCCATCAAGTCCGCGTACGTAAACGTATCTACAGCCACGGCAATGCCGCGCATGTGAGCCAGGATGCGCAGATTCAACAGGTGGTGGGTGAAGTGGCGGCACTGGTGTATGCCGCCGAAGCCAGTGCGATAAAAGCTGCATTCCCCGCGCAACGTGCGTACCTGGCGCGGTTTGGCGGGGATGATGCCGTGGAGCGCGAAGCAAATGTGGTTGCTGAAATCGAGTCGGCCAAGGCACAGGTGGTGGTGTCGGAACTGATCCAGCGGGCCACGAGCGAGCTGTTCAACGCGTTGGGCGCCTCGGATGTCCGCGAGGGCAAATCCCTTGATCGGCACTGGCGCAATGCGCGGACGGTGTCATCGCATAATCCGGTGATCTACAAGGCGCGAATTGTCGGGGATTGGGTAATCAACAGAACGGATCCGCTTTTTGTCTGGCAGATTGGGAATGGGCCAGTGAAGCGTTAAGCGTTTGCAGTGAATTCAAGGCCCTCATCGCGGACGGAACAGTCGCCGCAGGATCAGGTTATGGGTAAGATATCGACCCTTCGCGCAGCCCCTTTCTGCGCCCGCCGAATTAAGTCGATCCCATGCCCTTCGAACTCAGCGTTGACCTCACCACCCTGGCCATCCTGGCCTTCGTCGCGTTTATCGCCGGTTTCATCGATGCCATTGCCGGCGGTGGAGGCTTGCTGACCACGCCGGCCCTGCTTACCGCCGGTATGCCGCCCCATCTGGTGCTGGGCACCAATAAGCTCAGCTCGACCTTCGGCTCGGCCACTGCCAGCTTCACCTTCTATCGGCGCAAGCTGTTCCATCCAAGGCAGTGGGTGCATGCGATTGTCGGCACCTTGATTGGCGCGCTCGCCGGGGCGATCGTCGCCCATTACCTGCCCGCCGAAACCCTGAACAAGATGTTACCGGTGATTGTCTTCGGTTGTGGCCTGTACCTGTTGTTCGGCGGTACGCCCAAGGCTGCGCTGGACAACGATGCGCCGATCAAGAAGAAATGGCAGTCGACCCAAGGCTTCGGCCTGGGCTTCTACGATGGCGTCGCCGGGCCCGGCACCGGCGCATTCTGGACCGTCAGCACGATGCTGTTGCACCCAATCGACCTGGTGAAGGCCAGCGGCGTGGCGCGCAGCATGAACTTCGTCAGCAACGCAGCGGCGCTGTCGGTGTTCATCTTCAACGGTTCGGTGGATTGGATCGTCGGCCTGTGCATGGGCTTTTCGGTGATGGTGGGCGCATTCTTTGGCGCACGCAGCGCAATCAGCGGCGGCGCCAAATTCATTCGCCCGGTGTTTATCACCGTGGTCTTGGGCCTGACCGTGCGCCTAGCCTGGCAGCACTGGTTCAGCGCGGCCTAAACGGCGGGCCAGGTAGAGATCGATCAGGTAGCGGGCAATCGAGCGTGACGCCGGCAACGGCGGCAGTTCATGGATGTTGAACCACTGCGCATCTTCGATCTCATCGGCTTGAGGCACGATATCGCCGCCAGCGTATTCGGCGTGAAACCCCAGCATCATCGAGTGTGGGAACGGCCAGCACTGGCTGCCCATGTACTGGATGTTTTTCACCTCAACCTGTACTTCCTCACGCACTTCGCGAATCAGACAGTCTTCGGCCGACTCTCCCGGCTCGGCAAACCCGGCCAGGGTGCTGTAGACCCCGGTGACGAAGCGCGGCGAACGGGCCAGCAGAATTTCGTCACCACGGGTCACCAACACAATCATGCTCGGTGAAATTCGTGGGTAGCTGCGCAGGTCACACGCCTGGCAGAACATCGCCCGCTCCCGTGGCACCTGGACCATGGCCTGACCGCAACTGCCGCAAAATCGGTGCTCACGGGCCCAGGTACCGATTTGCGCGGCGTAGCCCAAAACCTTGTACAGGGTGTGATCGCCCTGCAGCATGAACCCGCGCAGGCCTTGCCAACTACAGCCTGGTATATCACCCGCCGAATTGAGTTCCAGCAGGTACACAGGCTCGCCGTCCAGGTGGCCGATGCCATGCTCGGCGAACACCGAAATATCCTGGCGTTTGAGCCACTCTCGGGGGAACAGCGGCCCGTTGTCGTCCCGTAAAAAGCCGTCGCGGCTACGGGCCACGGCCCAGCCACCTGGGGTTTCATTGTCCAGCAACGTCGTGGTAATCCAGCCTGGGGTCATGTTCAGTCAATCCACAAATTCGGGTTTCTGCTTGCTCATATGGGCCGCGATGGCCACGCGCAGGTCATTGGATTGCAGCATAGCTGCGTTCCAGGTGGCAACGTATTCCAGACCGTCATTGATCGTGTGGTCACGCATGTAGCTGATCATGGCTTTGGTGCCGGTCACGGCAATCGGTGATTTGGCAGCAATGTCCCGGGCGATGTCCATCACTCCGGCCAACAGGCTTTCCTGATCGCTGTAGACACGATTTACCAAACCGATATTGCGTGCCTCTTCGGCGTCGAACTGGCGACCGGTGTAGGCCAACTCGCGCAACATACCGTCGCCGATGATCCGTGGCAGGCGCTGCAAGGTACCCACGTCGGCGGCCATGCCGATATCGATTTCCTTGATAGAGAACTTTGCATCACCGGCAGCGTAACGCATGTCGCAGGCACTGATCAGGTCGATCGCCCCGCCGATGCAATAACCCTGGATGGCCGCCAATACCGGCTTGCGGCAATTATCGACGGCGTTGAACGAGGCTTGCAGTTGCAGGATCTTGCGCCGCAGCAGGCGGGCGTTACGGCCTACATCCTTGCCGAACTCATTAGCTACCGAGGCCAGCATCATGAGGTCGATGCCCGAGGAAAAGTGCTTGCCGGCACCGCTAAGCACCACCGCACGCACGGCGTCGGTGTCTTCAATCCATTGGAAGATGTCGATGATTTCGGTCCAGAACGCGGCGTTCATCGCGTTGATTTTTTCCGGACGGTTGATCTGCACATGGGCGACGTTGCCTGTGAGTTCGACGACAAGGGCTTGGTATTCGGACATGGCAGTGATCCTTGACTGGCGGCTGATAAGGGCCGAACTATAACAAGGCTGCGTGATGCGGGGTAAGGCTGTGCATGCGCCAAAAACAGGACTTGTGGCCACGCCCCCTGTAGCCTCTGACGCAGCCTGCGATCGGCTGCGCAACAGTCGTCAGGCTCTTGAAACCGCCGAAGGTCCTTCGGCCCTTATCGCAGCCTCGTGCCTCGGCAGCGGCTACAGGGAGTGTGCCGATCACTTGTAGCCGCTGGCGCAGCCTGCGATCGGCTGCGCAGCAGTCGTCAGGATCTTGAAACTGCCGAAGGTTCTTCGGCCCTTATCGCAGCGGCTACAGTTGAGTCGGCAGCCACAGTCGGAACCGCGCCCCGCCCAACGGCGACGCCTGGGCCGTCAACGTCCCGCCCTGCGCTTCCAGCGCCCGTCGACTGATTGCCAGCCCCAGGCCAAAACCACCCGTGGCTCTATCGCGGCTGCGATCCAGACGATAGAACGGTTCAAAAATCCGCTCACGCTGATCCGTCGGGATGCCAATCCCGTCGTCATCCACCCAAATCTCACAGCCGTTGGGACACACCTTGACCCCCACCTGAATCCGTCGCTCGCAATACCGCATGGCATTGCGCAGCAGGTTCTGCAGCGCGCGGGCGGTAAGCCGCGGGTCGAGGGTAAAGCGCTCCACGGAGCAATCCAGTGCCACATCGATAACGATTTCAGGGTTTTCCAGCTCATCGTCGACGCTGCCCAGGATACTGTCGATAAACTCGTCCAGCACCACCTCCACCCGCTCCGGCAATTGAGCCGGGTTTTGCAAGCGGCTGTAGGAAAGCAGCTCCAGCACCAGCTCATCCAGCTCACGAATATGCGCCACCAGGCCTTGCAGGCGTTCGCGGCTCGGCGCCGGAAGGTCATCGGAGAGCGCCAGGGCCAGGCCAAAGTCCAACCGGGTCAGTGGCGTACGCAATTCGTGGGAAACGGCATTGAGCAGGTCACGCTGCTGGTTGAGCAGGTGTTCGATGTCGTCGGCCATGGTGTCGAACACCACCGCCAGGCTGCCGATGTTGGAGCTGGAACGAATATGCGTACGCGCCTCCAGATTGCCCTGCCCCAACTGGGTCGCCGTACTCTTGAGGCGATCCAGATCGCGCCAGTGGCGCCGCAGCCAATACAACAGGCCCGC is a genomic window of Pseudomonas sp. ADAK18 containing:
- a CDS encoding ParD-like family protein, giving the protein MGIVKITDQLHEQVRLASATMDRSINAQAEFWIKIGLLAELNPHLAYNDLINKLLLDKPDLIRGRI
- the map gene encoding type I methionyl aminopeptidase is translated as MIKSAEQIAVMRESGRLLAKVFTMLDGFVTAGQSTLELDSAVEAFIRGELQARPASLGQYDYPFCINTSINEVVCHGMPDAKAVLKDGDIVNIDITLEKGGFIADSSKMYMIGTVTPKAKRLVEMTFEAMWAGIRQVRPGARLGDIGHAIQTHAQNNGYSVVREYCGHGIGKEMHEEPQILHFGRPGTGLTLREGMVFTIEPMLNQGSAKVRSLNDGWTVVTRDNSLSAQWEHTVAVTADGFEVLTLQPNA
- a CDS encoding magnesium transporter CorA family protein, encoding MIQRFELSEGALHHTEHDSAQILLFSNPDSVERELLRERYKLDEHALASALDPDEVSRIEFHPDNLFLIWKRPENYSGGSNLVFEVSSCGLLFSQNRLLVIATGDSQLSGLGARRPLHTPLDVLLDLLLNNVHHYLGHLKVIKLVARELQQQFNASMSNRHLMQMFSLSESLIYYINALHSNGAVLTRLRNHGEKEHFSLETLGLIDDLIIENNQCYKQAEIYSNVFSGLIDARGNLMNNSMNNLLRKLTLINVVFLPLNLIASIGGMSEFSMMTAGTPWWVAYPLFLVAMGLGAGGMVLGLKRIAGGGDKAV
- a CDS encoding RimK family protein; this translates as MSAVQSHWREVSEQTVAATITSGGYFPTPPKSASQVVIIVERKEDWASYFPSEDIVTAQEYLEHPRENEAGKRVQVINLCRSYKYLGHGYYCSLLAEARGHKVIPSVRTISELTKKSLYGLALDDLDKTLDKALSHHLYSNTEGFTLTLYFGRTNIEPLQDLARQLFEAFPCPILLVEFRKNNGWHIEGIKSGVLHKLRDDQEDQFANALDNFSRKIWRQPRSRRLARYDLAILHDPQEQLPPSNAKALDNFVRVGKGLGIDVELIERKDYARLAEYDALLIRETTSVDNHTYRFAKKAESEGLVVMDDPASILRCTNKVYLTDLLKSHQLGMPATEILYKERPEDFERVGERLSFPLVLKIPDGCFSRGVIKVESQQALLTATAELFEHSVLLLAQEFFYTEYDWRIGVLNRKPIFACQYFMSKGHWQIYNHKAIGQDINGECRTLAVHEAPKAVVELAVKTANLIGDGLYGVDLKQSGDKVVVIEVNDNPNMDAGIEDAYLQDDLYSLVLEEFVRRLELKRQGQVW
- a CDS encoding GNAT family N-acetyltransferase/peptidase C39 family protein, translated to MALSFRVATLDDLPALVTLEQHCFTTDRLTPRSFQWMVSRAHAQLLVAENDGQLLGYALVLFHRGTSLARLYSIAIAAPARGMGLGKQLLTRIEACALEHDCAYLRLEVRIDNPGAIALYERNGYRRFALINDYYEDHTDALRLEKRILQHHDARALSVPYYQQTTDFTCGAACLLMAMGALEPNRVALRREELQIWREATTVFMTAGHGGCSPQGLALAAWRRGFRVRMQVNVRGPLFLDGVRDQHKKDVMRLVHEAFEEELAGSDVEQVFGGPLDLVQVLNDGGQPLVLISSYRLTRSKSPHWVIVTDCDEEFVYLHDPDVDHSQHRQPMDCQHLPVSHGEFERMCRFGNNKLRAAVVVYPPKTTHP
- the sfnG gene encoding dimethylsulfone monooxygenase SfnG, yielding MSQQAVKFAYWVPNVSGGLVVSKIEQRTSWGIDYNRKLAQLAEAAGFEYALTQIRFTAGYGAEYQHESVAFSHALLASTTKLKVIAAILPGPWQPALAAKQLATIDQLTNGRIAVNIVSGWFKGEFHAIGEHWLEHDERYRRSEEFIRVLKGVWTQDDFTFKGDFYRFNNYSLKPKPLGEPHPEIFQGGSSRAARDMAARVSDWYFTNGNTPEGIKAQVDDIRAKAATNNHSVKVGVNAFVIARDTEEEARAVLAEIIDKADPEAVNAFGDAAKQAGKASPEGEGNWAKSSFEDLVQYNDGFKTNLIGTPQQIAERIVALKAVGVDLVLAGFLHFQEEVEYFGKRVLPLVRELEAKAGIKQVA
- a CDS encoding acyl-CoA dehydrogenase family protein, whose protein sequence is MTEHHVINPLSTGVDYQTLAGRFRPIFQRIASGAVEREQTRALPFEPIQWLKEAGFGAVRVPVEYGGGGASLPQLFELLIELAEADSNVPQALRGHFAFAEDRLNATPGAARDLWFKRFVDGDIVGCAWTEIGNVAIGDVITKVSPDGDKWKLNGEKFYSTGSIFSDWIDVYAQRSDTGADVIAATHTRQPGVVQSDDWDGFGQRTTGSGTSKFTDAVVEAENLIDFATRFKYQTAFYQLVLLATLAGIGRAALNDVAHQVRVRKRIYSHGNAAHVSQDAQIQQVVGEVAALVYAAEASAIKAAFPAQRAYLARFGGDDAVEREANVVAEIESAKAQVVVSELIQRATSELFNALGASDVREGKSLDRHWRNARTVSSHNPVIYKARIVGDWVINRTDPLFVWQIGNGPVKR
- a CDS encoding TSUP family transporter codes for the protein MPFELSVDLTTLAILAFVAFIAGFIDAIAGGGGLLTTPALLTAGMPPHLVLGTNKLSSTFGSATASFTFYRRKLFHPRQWVHAIVGTLIGALAGAIVAHYLPAETLNKMLPVIVFGCGLYLLFGGTPKAALDNDAPIKKKWQSTQGFGLGFYDGVAGPGTGAFWTVSTMLLHPIDLVKASGVARSMNFVSNAAALSVFIFNGSVDWIVGLCMGFSVMVGAFFGARSAISGGAKFIRPVFITVVLGLTVRLAWQHWFSAA
- the nudC gene encoding NAD(+) diphosphatase translates to MTPGWITTTLLDNETPGGWAVARSRDGFLRDDNGPLFPREWLKRQDISVFAEHGIGHLDGEPVYLLELNSAGDIPGCSWQGLRGFMLQGDHTLYKVLGYAAQIGTWAREHRFCGSCGQAMVQVPRERAMFCQACDLRSYPRISPSMIVLVTRGDEILLARSPRFVTGVYSTLAGFAEPGESAEDCLIREVREEVQVEVKNIQYMGSQCWPFPHSMMLGFHAEYAGGDIVPQADEIEDAQWFNIHELPPLPASRSIARYLIDLYLARRLGRAEPVLPG
- a CDS encoding crotonase/enoyl-CoA hydratase family protein, encoding MSEYQALVVELTGNVAHVQINRPEKINAMNAAFWTEIIDIFQWIEDTDAVRAVVLSGAGKHFSSGIDLMMLASVANEFGKDVGRNARLLRRKILQLQASFNAVDNCRKPVLAAIQGYCIGGAIDLISACDMRYAAGDAKFSIKEIDIGMAADVGTLQRLPRIIGDGMLRELAYTGRQFDAEEARNIGLVNRVYSDQESLLAGVMDIARDIAAKSPIAVTGTKAMISYMRDHTINDGLEYVATWNAAMLQSNDLRVAIAAHMSKQKPEFVD
- a CDS encoding ATP-binding protein; translated protein: MFRVLIRLYLITIVTYSAAIYLIPKVVIQVFEHRYMNYNVEQSRGTQSLIVNEYRRVPVEQWANVTVRLAADFAPLKIQLLRIQDASYTPEEHRLLEQDQPVIRLGEWGWMDDISSPLDDQLVVKLSVPPDPLDMNLLFWSMNVLIGAALLAGLLYWLRRHWRDLDRLKSTATQLGQGNLEARTHIRSSSNIGSLAVVFDTMADDIEHLLNQQRDLLNAVSHELRTPLTRLDFGLALALSDDLPAPSRERLQGLVAHIRELDELVLELLSYSRLQNPAQLPERVEVVLDEFIDSILGSVDDELENPEIVIDVALDCSVERFTLDPRLTARALQNLLRNAMRYCERRIQVGVKVCPNGCEIWVDDDGIGIPTDQRERIFEPFYRLDRSRDRATGGFGLGLAISRRALEAQGGTLTAQASPLGGARFRLWLPTQL